The proteins below come from a single Penaeus monodon isolate SGIC_2016 chromosome 23, NSTDA_Pmon_1, whole genome shotgun sequence genomic window:
- the LOC119587695 gene encoding uncharacterized protein LOC119587695 isoform X2 translates to MACSLRNIINFGLLLAVIDLLHGIATCAFYGYELAVHYRCHWNHGIRWCQYYLYHTDHSVRVNIGIAEGVGCLFFSTILIIGLCKYKPIVTWMWLLKPIAVIIINVFFLSRWLVQKSRYYHSFWDRHNYDQDNVFIFAGLGLTLVQFFVMLFFFCINGSFTYKIRKQRVPTMETDI, encoded by the exons ATGGCCTGTTCGCTGAGGAATATCATCAACTTCGGCCTCCTGCTCGCCGTCATCGACCTG CTGCACGGAATAGCCACCTGCGCCTTCTACGGCTATGAGCTGGCCGTCCACTACAGGTGCCACTGGAACCATGGCATTCGCTGGTGCCAGTACTACCTCTACCACACAG aCCACAGCGTGCGCGTGAACATCGGCATCGCGGAGGGCGTCGGCTGCCTCTTCTtctccaccatcctcatcatcggCCTGTGCAAG TACAAACCCATCGTGACCTGGATGTGGCTGCTGAAACCCATCGCCGTGATCATCATCAACGTGTTCTTCCTGAGCCGCTGGCTGGTGCAGAAGTCCCGCTACTACCACAGCTTCTGGGACCGACACAACTACGACCAGGATAACGTGTTCATCTTCGCGGGTCTCGGCCTGACCCTCGTGCAGTTCTTCGTGATGCTGTTCTTCTTCTGCATCAACGGCTCCTTCACCTACAAG